In the genome of Pseudomonas bubulae, one region contains:
- a CDS encoding DUF4142 domain-containing protein yields MKQLIGPKRFVAGCALVCSLIVAATAVAASPADFVDEAHAAGIAEIETSRMAISKTSSTDIESYAVEAIKDHTNANRDLKDLASRLGLQVSSDEQILDKAKKLMLQVQEGDSFDAAYAANQVKAHEQAIELYKEQAQNPESPELQAFAEKYLPKLEMHLLMAQKLVDAHHKS; encoded by the coding sequence ATGAAACAGCTGATTGGCCCCAAACGCTTTGTGGCAGGTTGTGCCCTGGTCTGCTCCCTGATCGTGGCGGCCACAGCAGTCGCAGCCAGTCCGGCAGACTTTGTTGATGAGGCTCATGCAGCAGGGATTGCGGAGATCGAGACCAGCCGTATGGCGATCAGTAAAACCTCTTCGACGGACATAGAAAGCTATGCCGTGGAAGCCATCAAGGACCATACCAATGCCAATCGGGATTTGAAGGATCTTGCCAGCCGACTGGGCCTGCAGGTGTCCAGCGATGAGCAGATACTCGACAAGGCGAAAAAGCTGATGCTGCAAGTGCAGGAGGGCGATTCGTTCGACGCGGCCTATGCGGCCAATCAGGTCAAGGCCCATGAACAGGCCATCGAGTTGTACAAGGAGCAGGCGCAAAATCCCGAGTCACCGGAGTTGCAGGCGTTTGCCGAAAAGTATCTGCCCAAGCTGGAAATGCATCTGCTGATGGCGCAAAAACTGGTGGATGCCCACCACAAGTCCTGA
- a CDS encoding sulfite exporter TauE/SafE family protein, translated as MIDFVMYAALGIAMGALGGLFGIGGGLIAIPVLGLWFGLDQQLAQGTALAMSVPNVFLALYRYQQRNRINLRQALPLVLMSFCFAWLGAMLAVGVDARIIRWGFIVFLLAITLYNLIKMYTSPAPPVAGSRYGWPWFGVLGAVAGTTGGLFGVGGAVVAAPVLTSVFGTTQVVAQGLSLALAAPSTAVTLLTYAVHDEVNWAMGVPMAIGGLLSISWGVRLAHALRERLLRGLYCGFLLLCAGLLALKA; from the coding sequence CTGATCGATTTTGTAATGTATGCAGCCTTGGGTATCGCCATGGGGGCGCTGGGCGGGTTGTTCGGAATTGGAGGCGGTCTGATCGCGATCCCGGTATTGGGGTTGTGGTTCGGTCTGGACCAGCAATTGGCGCAAGGCACGGCCCTGGCCATGTCGGTGCCCAATGTGTTCTTGGCGTTGTACCGCTATCAGCAACGCAACAGGATCAATTTGCGTCAGGCATTGCCGCTGGTGCTGATGAGTTTTTGCTTCGCCTGGTTGGGCGCGATGCTCGCCGTTGGCGTGGATGCGCGGATCATTCGCTGGGGCTTTATCGTCTTTTTGCTGGCGATCACCCTCTATAACCTGATCAAAATGTACACCTCGCCAGCCCCGCCTGTGGCCGGTTCACGCTATGGCTGGCCGTGGTTCGGGGTGCTGGGTGCCGTGGCAGGCACGACCGGCGGGCTGTTTGGTGTCGGTGGCGCCGTGGTGGCGGCGCCCGTGCTGACCAGTGTGTTCGGCACCACTCAAGTTGTGGCCCAGGGCCTGTCACTGGCCCTGGCTGCGCCAAGTACGGCGGTGACTTTGCTGACGTATGCAGTGCATGACGAGGTCAACTGGGCCATGGGCGTACCGATGGCCATTGGTGGGCTGTTAAGCATCAGTTGGGGTGTCAGGCTGGCTCACGCCCTGCGGGAGCGCCTGTTGCGCGGCTTGTACTGCGGGTTTTTGCTGCTGTGCGCGGGGTTGCTGGCGCTCAAAGCTTGA
- a CDS encoding class II 3-deoxy-7-phosphoheptulonate synthase, with amino-acid sequence MSPIWTPDSWRALPIQQQPHYPDAAHLLRVEQSLASYPPLVFAGEARELRRQFAEVTQGRAFLLQGGDCAESFAEFSAAKIRDTFKVLLQMAIVMTFAAGCPVVKVGRMAGQFAKPRSANDETINGVTLPAYRGDIVNGIGFDEKSRVPDPERLLQSYHQSTATLNLLRAFAQGGFADLHQVHKWNLDFIANSALAEKYSQLADRIDETLAFMRACGMDSSPQLRETSFFTAHEALLLNYEEAFVRRDSLTNDYYDCSAHMLWIGDRTRQLDGAHVEFLRGVNNPIGVKVGPSMNNEDLIRLIDILNPDNDPGRLNLIVRMGADKVGDHLPQLIRAVEGEGKQVLWSCDPMHANTIKASSGYKTRDFAQILGEVKQFFQVHDAEGSYAGGIHIEMTGQNVTECIGGANPITEDGLSDRYHTHCDPRMNADQSLELAFLIAETLKQVKR; translated from the coding sequence ATGAGCCCAATCTGGACCCCTGACAGCTGGCGCGCCCTGCCGATCCAGCAACAACCCCACTACCCTGACGCGGCGCACCTGCTGCGCGTCGAGCAAAGCCTGGCCAGTTACCCGCCACTGGTATTTGCCGGCGAAGCCCGGGAACTGCGCCGACAGTTTGCCGAGGTCACTCAAGGCAGGGCGTTTCTGCTTCAGGGCGGTGATTGTGCCGAGAGTTTTGCGGAGTTTTCGGCAGCCAAGATTCGTGACACGTTCAAGGTCCTGCTGCAAATGGCCATTGTCATGACCTTCGCGGCAGGGTGCCCGGTGGTCAAGGTCGGGCGCATGGCCGGGCAATTCGCCAAGCCGCGCTCGGCCAATGACGAAACCATCAACGGCGTGACCTTGCCTGCCTATCGAGGCGATATCGTCAACGGCATCGGCTTTGATGAAAAAAGCCGCGTGCCAGACCCTGAACGCCTGCTGCAGTCCTATCACCAGTCCACCGCCACCCTGAACCTGCTGCGCGCCTTTGCCCAGGGCGGCTTTGCCGACCTGCACCAGGTGCACAAGTGGAACCTGGACTTCATCGCCAACTCGGCCCTGGCAGAGAAATACAGCCAGCTGGCCGACCGTATCGATGAAACCCTCGCCTTTATGCGTGCCTGCGGCATGGACAGCTCGCCGCAACTGCGCGAAACCAGCTTCTTTACCGCCCACGAAGCGTTGCTGCTGAATTACGAAGAAGCCTTCGTACGCCGCGACAGCCTGACCAACGATTACTACGATTGCTCGGCACACATGCTCTGGATCGGCGACCGCACACGCCAGCTGGACGGCGCCCATGTCGAGTTCCTGCGCGGAGTCAACAACCCGATCGGGGTCAAGGTCGGCCCGAGCATGAACAACGAAGACCTGATCCGCCTGATCGATATCCTCAACCCGGACAACGACCCGGGCCGCCTCAACCTGATCGTGCGCATGGGTGCCGACAAAGTGGGCGATCACCTGCCGCAGCTGATCCGCGCGGTAGAAGGCGAAGGCAAGCAGGTGCTGTGGAGTTGCGACCCGATGCACGCCAACACCATCAAGGCCAGCAGCGGCTACAAGACCCGTGATTTCGCGCAAATACTGGGTGAAGTGAAACAGTTCTTCCAGGTTCACGATGCCGAAGGCAGTTACGCAGGTGGCATTCATATCGAAATGACCGGCCAGAACGTGACCGAATGCATCGGCGGTGCCAATCCGATTACCGAAGACGGCCTGTCGGACCGCTACCACACCCACTGCGACCCGCGGATGAATGCCGATCAGTCACTGGAACTGGCGTTTTTGATTGCCGAGACGCTGAAGCAGGTCAAGCGCTGA
- a CDS encoding fatty acid desaturase has translation MNTDSRAPSTTLPKTEQDLINDVTQKITQHSNELRKRYRVLGFQNAIGASVMAVSVTGMIITGTLYIKGLIPGWLCIVINALLTSFIHELEHDLIHRLYFRKHPVAHNLMMLLCWIARPGMPSPWLRRELHFHHHKESGTHTDVEAWITTSGSKWGAKRFLKLIDGFVFGIVNALFAPTWQEKIRLTVKVLRLNAPMGLLYWGCWYIFLGYHLYTWVNSLMGLTVELSAAASLLIQVVNAAVVIIVAPNIIRQFCLFFISSNIHYFGDVMPRNPLQQTQVMNRWWLWPFQLFCFNFGSTHCIHHFVVKDPFYLRQMTAPFAHKVLADAGVRFNDFGTYKRSNRYSFTQPEA, from the coding sequence ATGAACACTGACTCTCGAGCACCCAGTACGACTTTGCCAAAAACCGAGCAGGATTTAATTAACGACGTTACTCAAAAAATCACACAGCACAGTAATGAGCTACGTAAACGCTATCGCGTACTGGGCTTCCAGAATGCCATAGGCGCCAGCGTGATGGCTGTTTCTGTAACTGGCATGATAATAACGGGCACACTGTATATAAAAGGGCTTATTCCCGGCTGGCTTTGTATTGTAATCAATGCGTTGTTGACGTCATTTATTCATGAACTTGAACACGACTTGATTCATCGCCTGTATTTCAGAAAACACCCCGTGGCGCACAACCTGATGATGCTGCTGTGCTGGATAGCCCGCCCCGGCATGCCCAGCCCCTGGTTACGGCGTGAACTGCACTTTCATCATCACAAAGAATCCGGCACCCACACCGATGTTGAAGCCTGGATTACCACCAGCGGCAGCAAGTGGGGGGCCAAGCGCTTTTTAAAACTCATCGACGGTTTTGTCTTTGGCATTGTCAATGCCCTGTTCGCACCGACCTGGCAAGAAAAAATCAGGTTGACCGTCAAGGTGCTTCGGTTGAATGCGCCCATGGGGCTTCTGTACTGGGGCTGCTGGTATATATTCCTGGGTTACCACCTCTACACATGGGTGAACTCGCTGATGGGCCTCACCGTTGAGCTCTCTGCTGCCGCATCACTGCTGATACAGGTGGTCAATGCTGCAGTGGTGATTATCGTCGCGCCCAATATCATCCGTCAGTTCTGCCTGTTTTTTATCAGCTCTAACATTCACTATTTCGGCGACGTCATGCCACGCAATCCCTTGCAGCAAACCCAGGTCATGAACCGGTGGTGGCTGTGGCCATTCCAGTTGTTTTGCTTCAACTTCGGGAGCACCCATTGCATTCATCACTTTGTGGTCAAGGACCCGTTCTACCTGCGCCAAATGACCGCGCCCTTCGCCCATAAAGTTTTAGCGGACGCCGGTGTCAGGTTTAATGACTTCGGCACCTATAAGCGCTCAAACCGTTACAGCTTTACGCAACCGGAAGCTTAA
- a CDS encoding LysR substrate-binding domain-containing protein: protein MAEFPSIDTDLLRTFAAIADHGGFTRAAEAVNRTQSAVSMQMKRLEEDVLQCALFQREGRTVSLTQEGVVLLGYARRILKLHSEVFNTLRQPQMVGTVKIGSPDDYVMRFLPGVLSRFAQDYPLINVEVHCEPSSQLLQRNDLDLTIVTRKPGTEMGQILRQERFVWMVAQGFSPHEQTPLPLAMFNTDCFCRTWACNALDIQQREYRVAYTSASLAAINAVVSTGLAVTAQLQSLLTPDLRIIGAAENLPELPSASIVLLRKANSASSPIIECFAEYIVEGFKL, encoded by the coding sequence ATGGCTGAATTTCCCAGCATCGACACCGACCTGCTGCGCACCTTTGCCGCCATCGCCGATCACGGCGGCTTCACCCGCGCCGCCGAAGCGGTCAATCGCACCCAGTCGGCGGTCAGCATGCAGATGAAACGCCTGGAAGAAGACGTGCTGCAATGTGCGCTGTTCCAGCGCGAAGGGCGCACTGTCAGCCTGACCCAGGAAGGCGTGGTGCTGCTCGGCTATGCCCGGCGCATCCTCAAGCTGCACAGCGAAGTGTTCAACACCCTGCGCCAACCACAGATGGTGGGCACGGTGAAGATAGGTTCGCCGGATGATTACGTGATGCGTTTTTTGCCCGGCGTATTGTCGCGCTTTGCCCAGGACTACCCGCTGATCAACGTCGAGGTACATTGCGAGCCGTCATCCCAGCTGTTGCAGCGTAATGATCTGGACCTGACGATCGTAACCCGCAAACCCGGTACCGAAATGGGCCAGATCCTGCGCCAGGAACGCTTTGTCTGGATGGTGGCCCAAGGCTTTTCGCCCCATGAACAAACACCCCTGCCCCTGGCAATGTTCAATACCGACTGTTTTTGCCGGACCTGGGCCTGTAATGCCCTGGATATTCAACAACGTGAATACCGGGTTGCCTACACCAGTGCCAGCCTCGCGGCGATCAACGCCGTGGTCAGCACCGGGCTCGCCGTCACCGCCCAGCTACAAAGCCTGTTGACGCCCGACCTGCGCATCATCGGCGCGGCCGAGAACCTGCCGGAGCTTCCCTCAGCCAGTATTGTGCTGTTACGCAAAGCCAACAGCGCGTCGTCACCGATCATTGAGTGCTTTGCCGAATACATCGTCGAAGGCTTCAAGCTTTGA
- the earP gene encoding elongation factor P maturation arginine rhamnosyltransferase EarP has translation MKASWDIFCSVVDNYGDIGVTWRLARQLVAEHQQGVRLWVDDLRAFVPLCPEADVGAAQQWQQGVEVCQWPAQWPATEVADVVVEAFACKLPEGYLQAMKAREKPALWINLEYLSAEDWVSGCHGLPSMRPDGLKRMFFFPGFDAGTGGLLREADLLQRRHAFEQDPQAKQVFLQGLGVCPAHNARLISLFAYENTGLASWLDAMAAGAGPTHLLVPQGRIMGDLLQWLGIEQLPLGAVEQRGALTVQALPFVRQEDYDHLLWSCDFNAVRGEDSFVRAQWAGRPLLWHIYEQEEDAHWVKLNAFLDLYFKGLSPQAARAVTGLWHAWNAGAEMGESWNGVLQCWPEIAAHAEQWCLEQSLQADLAQALVLFYRNWI, from the coding sequence ATGAAAGCCTCCTGGGATATTTTTTGCAGTGTGGTCGATAATTACGGCGACATCGGGGTGACCTGGCGTCTGGCCCGGCAGTTGGTGGCCGAGCATCAGCAGGGCGTACGGTTGTGGGTCGATGACTTGCGTGCGTTTGTGCCGTTGTGCCCCGAGGCGGATGTCGGCGCTGCGCAGCAATGGCAGCAGGGGGTTGAGGTTTGCCAGTGGCCGGCGCAGTGGCCGGCGACGGAGGTTGCCGACGTGGTGGTCGAGGCCTTTGCCTGCAAACTGCCTGAAGGCTATCTGCAGGCGATGAAGGCTCGCGAAAAACCGGCGTTGTGGATCAATCTCGAGTACTTGAGTGCCGAAGACTGGGTCAGCGGCTGCCACGGCCTGCCATCGATGCGGCCTGACGGTTTGAAACGGATGTTTTTCTTTCCGGGGTTTGATGCCGGTACTGGCGGGCTGTTGCGTGAGGCAGACTTGTTGCAGCGCCGCCACGCCTTTGAGCAGGACCCGCAGGCCAAGCAGGTATTTTTGCAGGGGCTGGGGGTTTGCCCGGCGCACAATGCGCGGCTGATTTCATTATTTGCCTATGAAAATACCGGCCTGGCCAGCTGGCTGGATGCAATGGCGGCGGGGGCCGGGCCGACCCACCTGCTGGTGCCACAAGGACGGATCATGGGTGATCTGCTGCAGTGGCTGGGTATTGAGCAGTTACCCCTGGGTGCGGTCGAACAGCGCGGGGCGTTGACCGTTCAGGCGTTGCCGTTCGTCAGGCAAGAGGATTACGACCACCTGTTATGGAGCTGTGATTTCAACGCAGTGCGCGGTGAAGACTCGTTTGTGCGGGCGCAATGGGCAGGGCGCCCCCTGCTGTGGCATATCTATGAGCAGGAAGAAGACGCGCACTGGGTCAAGCTCAACGCATTCCTCGACCTCTACTTCAAAGGCCTTTCGCCACAGGCCGCCCGGGCGGTTACCGGGCTTTGGCATGCCTGGAATGCTGGCGCCGAGATGGGCGAAAGCTGGAATGGGGTGCTCCAATGCTGGCCTGAAATCGCTGCACACGCTGAACAGTGGTGTCTGGAACAGTCATTACAGGCTGATCTTGCGCAAGCGCTAGTACTGTTTTATAGAAATTGGATATGA
- a CDS encoding MFS transporter, which yields MSTSTAATKPLSTALILLMATATGLAVASNYYAQPLLHTIAQQLGLSMGSAGTVVITAQLSYGAGLLLLVPLGDLFEQRRLIVTMTVLSALGLLLSAFAPSLTWLLIGTALTGLFSVSAQVLVPMAASLTDPQSRGRVVGTLMSGLLLGILLARTVAGALSSAGDWRTIYLVAAALMLISAISLYCALPNHHQSAGLSYPKLLKSVFTLFIEEPVLRLRALLGLLTFSLFALFWTPLAFLLAVPPYSYSDAVIGLFGLAGAVGAVAANWAGRMADRGKGQQATTAGLLVLLACWLPMAFAGHSLVALLIGVLALDFAVQLVHVSNQNAVFKVRPAARNRLNAGYITCYFIGGALGSLVGAQTYPAYGWDGIVVVGAVVATLALAVWGYSLQRESKLQPVG from the coding sequence ATGTCCACGTCTACTGCTGCAACAAAACCTCTTAGCACCGCCCTGATTCTGCTGATGGCCACCGCCACCGGCCTGGCTGTTGCCAGCAACTATTACGCCCAACCCCTGCTGCACACCATCGCCCAGCAACTGGGCTTGAGCATGGGCAGCGCCGGTACCGTGGTTATCACTGCCCAGCTCAGCTATGGCGCTGGCCTGTTACTGCTGGTGCCGCTGGGTGATCTGTTCGAACAACGCCGACTGATCGTCACCATGACCGTGCTCAGCGCCCTGGGCCTTCTGCTAAGCGCATTTGCCCCTTCGTTGACGTGGCTGTTGATCGGCACGGCACTGACCGGGCTGTTTTCGGTATCGGCCCAGGTGCTGGTGCCCATGGCGGCCAGCCTGACCGACCCGCAAAGCCGTGGTCGGGTCGTTGGGACACTGATGAGTGGCCTGTTGCTGGGCATTTTGCTGGCCCGCACCGTAGCGGGCGCGCTGTCATCGGCAGGTGACTGGCGCACCATTTACCTGGTGGCTGCCGCCTTGATGCTGATCAGTGCCATCTCGCTGTATTGCGCCCTGCCCAACCACCATCAAAGCGCCGGGCTGAGCTACCCAAAACTGCTGAAGTCGGTGTTCACTCTGTTTATCGAAGAACCCGTACTGCGCCTGCGCGCCCTGCTGGGCCTGCTGACCTTCTCGCTGTTCGCCCTGTTCTGGACCCCCCTGGCCTTTTTGCTGGCGGTACCACCCTACAGCTACTCGGACGCGGTGATCGGTCTGTTCGGCCTGGCCGGCGCCGTCGGTGCGGTAGCGGCCAACTGGGCCGGACGCATGGCTGATCGCGGCAAGGGGCAACAGGCCACCACCGCTGGCCTGCTGGTGCTACTGGCCTGCTGGCTGCCCATGGCATTTGCCGGGCATTCATTGGTGGCTTTGCTGATCGGTGTGCTGGCCCTGGATTTTGCCGTGCAACTGGTCCATGTGAGCAACCAGAACGCGGTGTTCAAAGTCCGCCCGGCAGCCCGCAACCGCCTGAATGCTGGCTACATCACCTGTTATTTCATTGGCGGCGCACTGGGTTCACTGGTAGGTGCGCAGACCTACCCGGCCTATGGCTGGGACGGTATTGTCGTGGTCGGCGCCGTGGTCGCGACACTGGCATTGGCGGTATGGGGCTACAGCCTGCAGCGCGAAAGCAAGCTGCAACCGGTGGGCTAA
- a CDS encoding GreA/GreB family elongation factor encodes MNKTAVHLLMLEKLEIDLDVLQRAAQTAYEAATHAENIAENKYDTLGLEASYLATGQARRVEEIRQALKNCRAMTLAPYNPAQGIQIGALVRLEAENGSEQWLFLAPDAAGLKLDHSGQTVTVITPRSPLGAALQGKQLDDEVQINVGGAVQVFSVCETL; translated from the coding sequence ATGAACAAGACTGCTGTGCACCTGCTGATGCTGGAGAAACTCGAAATCGACCTCGATGTCCTCCAGCGCGCGGCGCAAACCGCCTATGAAGCGGCCACCCATGCGGAAAACATCGCCGAGAACAAATACGACACCCTCGGCCTGGAAGCGTCATATCTGGCCACAGGACAGGCACGCCGGGTTGAGGAAATTCGCCAGGCGTTGAAAAACTGCCGGGCCATGACCCTTGCGCCGTACAACCCGGCGCAGGGCATTCAGATCGGAGCGCTGGTCAGGCTGGAAGCCGAAAATGGCAGCGAACAGTGGCTGTTCCTCGCCCCCGATGCCGCCGGGCTCAAGCTCGACCACAGCGGGCAGACGGTCACCGTCATCACCCCGCGCTCACCCCTGGGGGCCGCCTTGCAGGGCAAACAGCTTGATGATGAAGTGCAGATCAATGTGGGCGGTGCGGTACAGGTGTTTAGCGTTTGCGAAACGCTCTAG
- a CDS encoding site-specific integrase: MAKPSNTIRDTKNLIQKAGESTWYVRLAVPADVQKVIGRKVFIKSLQTASLTEAQRRRGVYLTTWWAQIEAARKSRELPEGWQSNVVAAIETVSSMFQNQKRAIIGEAIPPLPPINPELEARLRGNPRLVEAFETHVKQRLGEGLSGKLQLQDELAEVHKQLAEKLVIRRHTVGLEQKAVLISLIADPASHRSKSPITKNRLKAYRAFRENRGGAPKHIDQQVGKMDRLSTFLKDEGLVLNFDTVDVWLNSLDRAPATLGQYLMAGTAFWKWAMKYDTAWREEYKDKVNPFVGHDLPQGGGSETAGQDREIYTLDDTIKLRQAALNGSNQSLADLIMLGWYTGARIEELCQLNKESVITVDGIRCFDFPRSKSKASKRVVPIHASLLTTVDRLLQDALDTYLIPTQSANRYGHRSHAISKAFGRLRTTAAFSKLHVFHSFRHTVVTQLIRADVPDALAKELVGHETGSVTHDVYSKGASTVQKLAAISKLPPLL, from the coding sequence ATGGCAAAACCTAGCAACACTATCAGAGACACCAAGAACCTGATCCAGAAAGCAGGTGAATCTACGTGGTACGTTCGCCTCGCTGTCCCTGCGGATGTTCAGAAGGTCATCGGTCGCAAGGTGTTTATCAAATCGCTTCAGACCGCATCATTAACTGAAGCGCAACGGCGTCGAGGCGTGTATCTCACCACATGGTGGGCACAAATCGAGGCAGCTCGAAAAAGCAGAGAACTGCCCGAAGGCTGGCAATCTAATGTTGTTGCTGCGATTGAAACAGTTAGCTCAATGTTTCAGAACCAGAAACGAGCGATCATCGGCGAAGCCATTCCACCTTTACCGCCGATTAATCCTGAATTAGAAGCTCGCTTACGTGGCAATCCGCGACTGGTAGAGGCATTCGAAACCCACGTAAAACAACGCTTGGGCGAGGGACTATCAGGCAAGCTGCAACTTCAAGACGAGCTTGCAGAAGTTCACAAACAGCTTGCTGAGAAACTGGTAATCCGTAGGCACACCGTCGGCCTGGAACAGAAAGCTGTACTTATTTCCCTGATTGCTGATCCTGCAAGCCACAGAAGCAAATCACCGATTACGAAAAATCGCTTAAAGGCATACAGAGCATTTCGGGAAAATCGCGGCGGGGCACCAAAACATATTGATCAACAAGTGGGCAAGATGGACCGATTGTCGACATTCCTTAAAGACGAAGGACTCGTGCTGAACTTCGACACGGTAGATGTATGGCTCAACTCATTGGATCGCGCACCAGCGACGCTAGGTCAGTACCTCATGGCGGGCACTGCATTCTGGAAGTGGGCGATGAAATACGACACAGCTTGGCGTGAAGAATACAAAGACAAGGTAAACCCGTTCGTAGGACATGATTTGCCACAAGGTGGTGGTTCCGAGACAGCAGGCCAAGACAGGGAAATCTACACTCTGGACGACACCATAAAGCTGCGTCAGGCGGCGCTAAATGGCAGTAATCAGTCGCTCGCTGACCTCATCATGCTGGGCTGGTACACCGGAGCTAGGATCGAAGAGCTATGCCAACTTAACAAAGAAAGTGTGATAACCGTCGATGGTATCCGTTGCTTCGACTTCCCTAGGAGCAAAAGCAAAGCGAGCAAACGTGTAGTACCCATTCATGCAAGCCTTCTGACTACCGTGGACCGTCTTCTTCAAGACGCACTAGATACCTACCTCATACCCACACAATCAGCTAATCGCTACGGCCACCGCTCACATGCAATCTCAAAGGCGTTCGGCAGACTGCGTACAACCGCAGCCTTCAGTAAACTCCACGTCTTCCACAGCTTCCGGCATACGGTAGTCACCCAGCTAATAAGGGCAGACGTGCCAGATGCCTTAGCCAAAGAATTGGTTGGACATGAAACAGGATCAGTGACACACGACGTTTACTCGAAAGGCGCGAGTACTGTTCAGAAGCTAGCCGCGATTTCAAAACTTCCCCCCCTCCTCTAG
- a CDS encoding DUF1127 domain-containing protein, which translates to MKGQTGVVWIARISRWYQLSRERACLRQISDAALKDLGLSRADIEAESHRAFWDDPFNR; encoded by the coding sequence ATGAAAGGTCAAACAGGCGTAGTGTGGATTGCCCGGATTTCGCGCTGGTATCAACTGTCGCGGGAGCGGGCGTGCTTGCGGCAGATCAGTGATGCGGCGCTCAAGGACCTTGGGTTGAGCAGGGCGGATATCGAGGCCGAAAGCCATCGGGCTTTTTGGGATGATCCGTTTAACAGGTGA
- a CDS encoding DUF6388 family protein: protein MIPKESRNELALDTFIKAHPELIEEMKELSAEDRQQQILWAFEDEAESRGLEAWELALELIARSPEELKSMRLEVHQEVAEALDMSWEEYCGFNEIAV, encoded by the coding sequence ATGATCCCTAAAGAATCCCGTAACGAACTGGCCCTGGATACTTTTATCAAGGCGCACCCTGAACTGATCGAAGAAATGAAAGAGCTGAGCGCCGAGGACCGCCAGCAACAGATTTTGTGGGCCTTTGAGGACGAAGCCGAAAGCCGCGGCCTGGAAGCCTGGGAACTGGCCCTGGAACTGATCGCCCGCTCCCCTGAAGAACTCAAGAGCATGCGCCTTGAAGTGCATCAGGAAGTCGCCGAAGCCCTGGACATGAGCTGGGAAGAGTACTGCGGGTTCAACGAAATCGCGGTCTGA
- a CDS encoding elongation factor P, with protein sequence MKTGKELKPGTVIKLENDPWLVQKAEFTKSGRNSAIMKTKLKNLLTGYKTEIVYSADDKLEDVILDRKEATLSFISGDTYTFMDTTDYTMYELNAEDIEAVLPFVEEGMTDVCEAIFFEDRLVSVELPTTIVRQVDYTEGSARGDTSGKVMKPAKLKNGTELSVADFVEIGDWIEIDTRDGGSYKGRAKV encoded by the coding sequence ATGAAAACTGGTAAAGAGCTTAAACCCGGTACAGTCATCAAGCTCGAAAACGACCCTTGGTTGGTTCAGAAAGCTGAATTCACCAAGTCCGGTCGTAACAGCGCGATCATGAAGACCAAGCTGAAAAACCTGCTGACTGGCTACAAGACCGAAATCGTATACAGCGCTGACGACAAGCTGGAAGACGTGATCCTGGATCGCAAAGAAGCGACCCTGTCCTTCATCAGCGGCGACACCTACACGTTCATGGACACCACTGACTACACCATGTACGAGCTGAACGCTGAAGACATCGAAGCCGTTCTGCCATTCGTTGAAGAAGGCATGACCGACGTTTGCGAAGCGATCTTCTTCGAAGACCGTCTGGTATCCGTAGAGCTGCCGACCACTATCGTGCGTCAGGTTGACTACACCGAAGGTTCCGCTCGCGGCGACACTTCGGGCAAGGTGATGAAGCCTGCCAAACTGAAAAACGGTACCGAGCTGAGCGTTGCTGATTTCGTTGAAATCGGTGACTGGATCGAAATCGATACCCGTGACGGTGGTTCCTACAAGGGCCGCGCCAAGGTTTAA
- a CDS encoding YqjD family protein — MARKNAVQAEDQIKDQAFSELQDLIAESEKLLKDSVSLVGEEGETLRAQVSLKLKQALDSVTNVRERTKPVVDATESYIGGHPWQTVAISAGFGLVVGLLLGRRN; from the coding sequence ATGGCTCGAAAAAATGCCGTACAAGCTGAAGATCAAATCAAGGATCAAGCGTTCAGCGAACTGCAAGACCTGATTGCCGAATCTGAAAAGCTGCTCAAGGACAGCGTGTCCCTGGTCGGTGAAGAAGGCGAAACCCTGCGTGCCCAGGTGAGCCTCAAGCTCAAGCAGGCACTGGATTCAGTGACCAACGTGCGCGAGCGCACCAAGCCTGTGGTCGACGCCACGGAAAGCTATATCGGTGGCCATCCATGGCAGACCGTGGCCATCTCGGCCGGTTTCGGTCTGGTCGTTGGCCTGCTGCTGGGCCGTCGCAACTAA